One Drosophila santomea strain STO CAGO 1482 chromosome X, Prin_Dsan_1.1, whole genome shotgun sequence DNA segment encodes these proteins:
- the LOC120457172 gene encoding LOW QUALITY PROTEIN: uncharacterized protein LOC120457172 (The sequence of the model RefSeq protein was modified relative to this genomic sequence to represent the inferred CDS: substituted 1 base at 1 genomic stop codon): MASEDVQITSVIDANGQSLPLHGNSLGGPLGPPVKQERPDDAEIRELAAKMKEQQKQQAAQQASRQAAMQHSNGGANAAASAGGNMQPPITNGNGQTNIMSYLSRHQKLPNGTMQVVPALASNGRSNGAVSDSGSDKKSSTGPCDEESIQGHFGWAQFGKVSIPYIYRQSEKYCSVRMIELKLLGKYLNCLHPDIYSSCTCVRSYYITDAEARLFIEINHKHCDGEFGRDIFNQKDLVVRLSDASKFYQFLDICYRKLVSGSKTPSEKCGFIRINKESVVPYTVRNNQQVVPLFYFEGETENLKTKAELLNGWDLAYLKFCCKVQGIRNELFSSENVAVISLTDIKSYFPNGTEFEDYWPSKVVDSNLLIGNRANVNNSVNWTRQPSAPPPKVTTSSSGSSGSSSSSGSNLSQNSSSGSSPANSAGGQQVTPKTQQQHAAAAAAAAASAHQQHLMKQRAAAAAAVAGANGVANAANSFGAAAVAAFNSQAAAAASMLQQSQGNNRMLSQATVQALASSGWMSGQTNLQLHAQMMAQQSHANANRVGSYREHMNNLMMSGSSRQPYSYNNPAISMSSVNNHSGGGGNAPPPLVRSAAGQNANHMSNVEQSLVQQQQQQQQQTQQQQPQQQQQRHQNSTFNNNNNHAPQQHSSPNNQTTSSHHHHHPQQQHQQQPQHALAKSLSSGNNSNSNNSSSNNSSSNNNNMRSSSNMNGSNSSNNSSSAAAVAAAAAAGYVQALLGGGGGGGAGGVAGGAGAGSNAFNYNLPSTRADYTNLALWNQLTPAQRLLFSQQLKGASPTGSAGGNITSGSGSSHVAGKQNFPALPSLPLDTDLITMLDYNNPNKANKSQKSGGVTFTKPIVPPLIPDGSGAEITLTKSRRGGAAGAAGGGGVGGGGGVVGGVGGDGGGGVAIAGSGTTIPLNSTQALEDFEKKFTVMTDEMRAVIQKVLANPDLSTFIQTNSGSNNAANQNHLVPSYISPPMSPSVGGLNMGMAMGNVATLTLASNPNVTITPQLPGHFLHSPSSSCSSSSASNTAPSPLSSGGNGGGVGLTGGASGAGGASSGSSGRQKSVICSTKSNNLPMAILSLASNNSGGVSSNSGVRRNNNNNTNSSNYGRQTHSHSQSSSNHSNTQTSTQQQTSTPTDVIDLSSSRRSLAASAAYLQQHSSAVAQQQVAAAAVAQHQRLAAVAAHHAQQNGRSSSNSANSGSSSNSTGNNNNGTSNSGSSGNGSNGNGNASSNSASMHLQRHAALAHAAAAANAADSAQRLCVIPEIPTNNMNLTPYKVLKVCVDKHLVPCINMKAYNDSEQLMTLIEFQKNFFPSVPLDHCKRLIEALGVELYKANRRQVQILMEYDRNYNENMPLVQVRDIIKYMTQLTFMTRQSEQTPAKRTRTSXELSWGAQHLPPTTSTTAATTIATATLATATGRPATPPPVTTSGSNTATATATVHTRTTATSAGIVAPPTTVAATSLRRRALTPPANVSGDDVLARRRALAPPPAPAVPATPPGAGTIGSPALSATPVHTTSNTYEMLYSHNPHPHPHPHHPAAQHHQAAQHHHQQHEQQRLLKKRQHAEQTAPKNSRTAAAAAQKMAEAEHAYLSNLYGKAAASMLSPPLGNILPEWEQQRQRRTQAAAPPPHQQQQQQQTQQQQTAMTAVAAPPQRHIMHRRHSVCAAGLASLSPASSTHSSSAASPTTAAAAALAAASYYGSAAAAAAAAFTAPYQHHHHHHAAAAAAAAHHHAAAAAAAAAAAAAAHHTHGQPSPTIYPPTPPPSAPWVHPWYAGDAAF, translated from the exons ATGGCCAGCGAGGATGTGCAGATCACTAGCGTCATCGATGCCAATGGCCAGAGTCTACCGCTCCACGGCAACAGTTTGGGCGGTCCCTTGGGCCCGCCCGTCAAACAGGAGCGTCCCGACGACGCCGAGATCCGCGAACTGGCGGCCAAAATGAaggagcagcaaaagcaacaggcCGCCCAGCAGGCATCCCGTCAAGCGGCCATGCAGCACTCGAATGGTGGCGCCAATGCGGCTGCCTCGGCCGGTGGCAACATGCAGCCACCGATAACAAATGGCAATGGCCAGACCAATATCATGAGCTATCTATCTCGTCATCAGAAACTACCCAACGGCACCATGCAAGTGGTGCCCGCCTTGGCCTCCAATGGCCGTTCGAATGGAGCCGTCAGCGATTCCGGCTCGGATAAGAAATCCTCGACGGGACCCTGCGACGAGGAGTCCATACAAGGCCACTTTGGCTGGGCCCAATTCGGCAAGGTATCCATACCGTACATCTATCGGCAATCGGAGAAATACTGCTCCGTGCGCATGATCGAGCTGAAACTGCTGGGCAAATACCTCAACTGCCTGCATCCGGATATCTACTCCAGCTGCACCTGCGTGCGCAGCTACTACATCACCGATGCGGAGGCGCGTCTCTTCATCGAGATCAATCATAAGCACTGCGATGGCGAGTTCGGTCGCGACATCTTCAACCAAAAGGATCTGGTTGTGCGTCTCAGTGACGCATCCAAGTTCTATCAGTTCCTGGACATTTGCTACAGGAAACTGGTATCCGGCAGCAAGACGCCGTCGGAGAAATGCGGCTTCATTCGCATCAACAAGGAGTCCGTGGTGCCCTACACTGTGCGCAACAATCAGCAGGTTGTGCCGCTCTTCTATTTTGAAGGCGAGACCGAGAATCTGAAGACCAAGGCCGAATTGCTCAATGGCTGGGACCTGGCCTATCTTAAGTTCTGCTGCAAGGTGCAGGGCATACGCAACGAGCTCTTCTCCAGCGAAAATGTTGCGGTCATTTCGCTGACCGACATCAAGAGCTACTTCCCAAATGGCACCGAATTCGAGGACTATTGGCCCAGCAAGGTGGTCGACTCGAATCTGCTGATTGGCAATCGCGCCAATGTCAATAACTCGGTCAACTGGACACGCCAGCCCTCGGCGCCGCCGCCAAAAGTGACCACCTCCAGTTCCGGATCATCTGGATCGTCCTCCTCCAGCGGCAGCAATCTGAGCCAGAACTCATCATCCGGCTCATCGCCGGCGAACTCTGCCGGTGGCCAACAGGTGACCCCGAAAACGCAGCAACAGCAcgctgccgctgcagccgcagcagcggcGTCGGCGCATCAACAGCACCTGATGAAGCAACgcgccgccgcagcagcagctgtcgCCGGCGCCAATGGTGTGGCGAATGCGGCCAACAGTTTTGGGGCAGCTGCGGTGGCGGCCTTCAATTCCcaggcggcggcagcggcatcAATGCTGCAGCAATCGCAGGGCAACAACAGGATGCTGTCGCAGGCCACCGTCCAGGCTTTGGCCAGCAGCGGATGGATGTCTGGACAGACGAACCTGCAGCTCCACGCCCAGATGATG GCGCAGCAATCGCATGCGAACGCAAATCGCGTGGGAAGCTATCGGGAGCACATGAACAACCTGATGATGAGCGGCAGCAGCCGGCAGCCGTATTCGTACAACAATCCCGCGATCTCCATGTCCTCGGTGAACAACCATAGTGGGGGTGGCGGGAATGCTCCACCTCCGCTCGTCCGCTCGGCGGCGGGTCAAAATGCCAACCACAT GTCAAATGTCGAGCAGTCACTggtgcaacaacaacaacaacaacagcaacagacacaacaacaacaaccgcaacaacaacaacaacgacaccAGAACAGCACatttaacaacaacaacaaccatgCACCACAGCAACACTCTTCACCCAACAACCAGACCACTAGTagccaccatcatcatcatccacaacaacaacatcaacaacaaccacagcatGCCTTAGCCAAAAGTctcagcagcggcaacaacagcaacagcaacaacagcagcagcaacaacagcagcagcaacaacaacaacatgaggagcagcagcaacatgaacggcagcaacagcagcaacaactccAGTTCGGCGGCCGCAGtggccgctgctgccgccgccggcTATGTGCAAGCTCTtttgggcggcggcggcggtggcggtgcggggggcgtggctggtgGCGCTGGCGCCGGCAGCAATGCCTTCAACTACAACCTGCCCTCGACCCGAGCGGACTACACGAATCTGGCGCTGTGGAATCAACTAACGCCCGCCCAACGATTGCTCTTCAGCCAGCAGCTGAAAGGTGCCAGTCCCACTGGATCTGCTGGTGGTAATATAACCAGCGGCAGTGGATCAAGTCATGTCGCCGGTAAACAGAACTTTCCCGCGCTGCCATCCCTGCCGTTGGACACGGATCTGATTACCATGCTGGACTATAACAATCCCAATAAGGCGAACAAGAGTCAGAAGAGTGGAGGTGTTACCTTTACCAAACCCATTGTGCCACCACTGATACCAGATGGTTCGGGTGCTGAAATAACGCTCACCAAGAGCAGAAGAGGcggagcagctggagcagcaggaggaggtggtgttggtggtggtggtggtgttgttggtggtgttggAGGTGATGGCGGCGGAGGAGTAGCTATCGCAGGAAGTGGCACTACCATACCGCTGAATTCCACACAAGCACTCGAGGATTTCGAAAAGAAGTTCACTGTGATGACGGATGAAATGCGGGCTGTTATACAAAAGGTTTTGGCCAATCCGGATCTCTCGACATTTATACAAACGAACTCCGGCAGCAATAATGCTGCAAATCAAAATCACCTGGTGCCATCGTATATATCGCCACCAATGTCGCCATCCGTGGGCGGTTTAAACATGGGCATGGCCATGGGCAATGTGGCCACCCTGACCTTGGCCTCCAATCCGAATGTGACGATAACACCACAATTGCCCGGACACTTTCTGCACTCGCCATCGAGTTCGTGTTCCAGTTCGAGTGCCTCGAATACGGCGCCATCTCCGTTGAGCAGTGGTGGTAACGGCGGCGGCGTTGGGTTAACGGGTGGGGCGAGTGGTGCAGGCGGGGCATCCAGCGGGTCAAGTGGGCGGCAAAAGAGCGTGATTTGTTCGACCAAAAGTAATAATCTACCAATGGCCATACTATCGCTAGCTAGCAATAATTCAGGTGGGGTTAGTTCAAATTCAGGCGTACGACggaataacaacaataatacGAATAGTAGTAATTATGGACGTCAGacacacagccacagccaAAGTAGTAGTAACCACAGCAATACACAAACAAGCACCCAACAACAAACAAGCACACCCACTGACGTAATCGATCTGTCCTCCTCCCGAAGGTCACTAGCTGCATCGGCGGCCTATTTGCAGCAACACTCCTCGGCGGTTGCCCAACAACAggtggcagcggcagcggtgGCCCAGCATCAACGTTTGGCCGCCGTCGCAGCCCATCATGCCCAGCAGAATGGACGCAGTTCCTCGAATTCCGCTAATTCCGGCAGTTCGTCAAACTCAACGggtaacaacaacaacggcacGAGCAACAGTGGTTCCTCGGGTAATGGCTCAAACGGCAATGGTAATGCCTCCTCGAACAGCGCCTCCATGCATCTGCAACGACATGCGGCACTTGCACatgcggcggcggcggcaaatGCGGCGGATAGTGCACAGCGGTTGTGCGTCATACCCGAGATACCCACGAACAACATGAACCTGACGCCCTACAAGGTGCTGAAGGTGTGCGTGGACAAGCATCTGGTGCCCTGCATCAACATGAAGGCCTACAATGATTCCGAGCAGCTGATGACGCTCATCGAGTTCCAGAAGAACTTCTTCCCCTCGGTGCCGCTGGATCATTGCAAGCGATTGATCGAGGCCCTCGGCGTGGAGCTCTACAAGGCAAATCG GCGACAAGTGCAGATCCTGATGGAGTACGATCGCAACTACAACGAGAACATGCCGCTGGTGCAGGTGCGCGACATTATCAAGTACATGACGCAGCTGACCTTCATGACGCGCCAGTCGGAGCAGACGCCGGCCAAGAGGACGCGCACGAGCTAGGAATTAAGCTGGGGAGCACAACATTTGccaccaacaacaagcacaacagcagcaaccacaatAGCCACAGCCACATTAGCCACAGCCACAGGCAGaccagcaacaccaccaccagtcACCACAAGTGGCAGCAacacagcaacagccacagccacagttCACACACGAACAACAGCAACGTCTGCGGGTATAGTAGCACCACCAACAACGGTGGCAGCCACATCGCTGCGCAGACGGGCCCTCACACCGCCAGCGAATGTTAGTGGTGATGATGTGCTAGCCAGGCGCAGAGCATTAGCGCCACCGCCAGCACCGGCAGTTCCTGCCACACCACCAGGAGCAGGAACCATTGGATCACCTGCACTATCAGCCACACCTGTACacaccaccagcaacacaTACGAAATGTTGTACTCCCACAACCCACacccgcatccgcatccgcaccaTCCTGCAGCCCAGCACCACCAAGCAGcccagcaccaccatcagcagcacGAGCAGCAGCGTTTGCTAAAGAAGCGGCAACACGCCGAGCAAACGGCGCCCAAGAATTCGCGCACTGCTGCGGCAGCTGCCCAGAAAATGGCCGAAGCCGAACACGCCTATCTATCCAATTTGTACGGCAAGGCAGCGGCCAGCATGCTAAGTCCACCGTTGGGCAATATCCTGCCCGAGTGGGAGCAGCAGAGGCAGCGAAGGACACAGGCGGCAGCACCACCGCcccaccaacagcagcagcagcaacagacgcagcagcagcaaacggCGATGACGGCGGTGGCGGCGCCACCTCAACGACATATAATGCATCGCCGGCATAGCGTGTGTGCCGCTGGACTGGCCAGCCTGTCGCCCGCCTCCTCGACGCACTCATCATCGGCGGCCTCGCCCAcaacggcggcagcagcggcctTGGCCGCAGCATCCTACTATGGCAgtgcggcggcagcggcggcggcggcattTACGGCACCATATcagcaccatcatcatcatcatgccgctgcagctgctgcggcggcaCACCAtcatgcagcagcagcagctgcggcagcggcggcagcagcggcagcccATCATACACATGGCCAGCCATCGCCAACCATTTACCCACCCACTCCGCCGCCATCGGCGCCCTGGGTGCATCCTTGGTATGCCGGCGATGCGGCCTTCTGA